Proteins encoded within one genomic window of Setaria italica strain Yugu1 chromosome IV, Setaria_italica_v2.0, whole genome shotgun sequence:
- the LOC105914174 gene encoding uncharacterized protein LOC105914174 produces MGTDVPAVTTGTATATEEGEPAPAATARMAAAREAGTSTRGVLAEVAEVPAPEAPMGAETPASAVATEGVAATGTLAPAAASEAVAPTGGPAAASTGARTRAPGPSVSPASSGMVEPVLTAASGLAPASASATPVPKAWRGSILRWSSRDDPSRHLFTLDDATEWRRWQAMQGGLANARTALFSALGELDSVVLPSSQVAAAQQVIDDLQRRERAAQEDARRAVAKFQAIVDQARLDREELQAATAKRARLDAEELTQLRGDFDALQKTVERIRRERQKAWQERDFEVARKGKVEKMAAELGAEVGQFQSQVQGLQTAVAQGVDRERELKAWSEGKISFRFFISVVLRWFLILVGPSGWSLQMKSPD; encoded by the exons atggGGACGGATGTCCCAGCAGTCACGACGGGGACGGCGACAGCGACGGAAGAAGGAGAGCCTGcccccgcggcgacggcgaggatggcggCCGCGAGGGAGGCTGGGACTTCCACCCGGGGAGTCCTAGCGGAGGTGGCGGAGGTGCCTGCTCCAGAGGCCCCGATGGGGGCGGAGACGCCTGCCTCGGCGGTCGCGACGGAGGGCGTGGCGGCCACGGGGACGCTCGCTCCGGCGGCTGCGTCGGAGGCAGTGGCACCGACTGGCGGGcccgcggcggcctcgacggGGGCACGTACGCGGGCGCCGGGACCGTCGGTGAGCCCGGCGAGTTCCGGGATGGTGGAGCCCGTTTTGACGGCGGCGTCAGGGTTGGCTCCCGCCTCTGCCTCGGCCACTCccgttcccaaggcgtggagagggtccaTCCTGCGTTGGTCATCTCGTGATGACCCGTCGAGACACCTCTTCACTTTGGATGACGCCACGGAATGGCGCAGGTGGCAGGCGATGCAGGGCGGCCTCGCTAACGCCCGCACGGCTCTGTTCTCGGCATTGGGGGAGCTGGACAGCGTCGTCCTCCCTAGTAGCCAG gttgccgccgcccagcaggtcATCGACGATCTGCAGAGGCGCGAGCGAGCGGCGCAGGAGGAtgcgcggcgggcggtggccaaGTTCCAAGCCATCGTTGATCAGGCTCGCCTCGACCGTGAGGAGCTCCAGGCCGCTACTGCCAAGAGGgcccgccttgatgccgaggagctcacGCAGCTGAGGGGAGATTTCGATGCCCTTCAGAAAACTGTCGAGCGtatccggcgcgagcggcaaaaGGCTTGGCAAGAGCGGGACTTCGAGGTGGCCCGGAAGGGCAAGGTtgagaagatggcggccgagCTTGGTGCGGAGGTTGGCCAGTTCCAatcgcaagtgcaggggctccagACCGCTGTTGCCCAGGGGgtcgaccgggagcgtgagctgaaggccTGGTCCGAGGGTAAGATTTCCTTTCGTTTCTTTATCTCTGTGGTGTTGCGGTGGTTTCTGATTTTGGTGGGCCCTTCTGGGTGGTCCTTGCAGATGAAATCGCCCGACTGA